Proteins encoded in a region of the Procambarus clarkii isolate CNS0578487 chromosome 42, FALCON_Pclarkii_2.0, whole genome shotgun sequence genome:
- the LOC123747832 gene encoding cytochrome c-like, which translates to MVEREKGKKIFMQRCAQCHTVELNGKHKTGPNLNGLFGRQTGQASGYIYTYANKAKSITWDKDNLDIYLTNPKKFIPGTKMVFVGLKKKNERADLIAYLETSTK; encoded by the coding sequence atggttgagagggaaaaaggtaagaagatctttatgcagaggtgtgcacagtgtcacactgttgaatTAAACGGCAAGCACAAAACTGGACCAAATCTAAATGGCCTCTTCGGCCGCCAAACTGGTCAGGCTTCTGGCTATATTTACACTTATGCCAATAAGGCCAAGAGTATCACGTGGGACAAAGATAATCTGGATATCTACTTGACCAACCCCAAGAAATTTATTCCAGGCACAAAGATGGTGTTCGTTGGtcttaagaagaagaatgagcgtgcagacttgaTTGCTTACCTGGAAACCTCCACCAAGTAG